Proteins encoded in a region of the Halodesulfovibrio marinisediminis DSM 17456 genome:
- a CDS encoding phosphoribosylformylglycinamidine synthase subunit PurQ, whose protein sequence is MTQVNTLVITGYGTNCEVECAHAAKISGADRVEIKHFSDLISGDTSLTDFNFLILPGGFLDGDDLGAAQAAANRWRHAKTEQGEPLLDQLKTFFTNGGIIFGICNGFQLLVKLGLLPAIDELYFERQVSLSHNDSARYEDRWVHLKANANSPCVFTKGVDTLYIPVRHGEGKIIAKDEATLTALQENNLIALQYIDPESGEVTQEYPMNPNGSPLGIAGLTDPSGRILGMMPHPEAYNHPTNHPGWTAGKTAELGTILIKNGIDYLKSL, encoded by the coding sequence ATGACCCAGGTTAATACTCTGGTAATTACCGGCTATGGGACAAACTGCGAGGTTGAATGCGCGCATGCTGCAAAAATTTCTGGAGCAGATCGTGTTGAAATTAAGCATTTTTCAGACCTCATTTCCGGTGACACCAGTTTAACAGATTTCAATTTTTTGATTCTGCCGGGTGGTTTTCTTGATGGTGACGATCTGGGTGCTGCTCAAGCTGCCGCGAACCGTTGGCGGCATGCTAAGACTGAGCAGGGCGAACCCCTTCTTGATCAACTTAAAACCTTTTTTACCAATGGCGGCATTATCTTTGGTATTTGCAACGGCTTCCAGCTGCTTGTAAAACTTGGATTACTGCCTGCAATTGACGAATTGTACTTTGAGCGTCAGGTTTCCTTATCACATAACGATTCTGCCCGATATGAAGACAGATGGGTGCATCTTAAAGCTAATGCAAACAGCCCGTGCGTGTTCACAAAAGGTGTTGATACGTTGTACATTCCTGTGCGTCATGGTGAAGGAAAAATTATTGCAAAAGATGAAGCAACTCTTACTGCTCTGCAAGAGAACAACTTGATCGCCCTGCAATACATTGATCCTGAATCCGGTGAGGTTACACAGGAATACCCAATGAACCCTAACGGTTCTCCTTTGGGTATCGCTGGCTTAACTGATCCTTCCGGTCGCATCCTTGGAATGATGCCGCATCCGGAAGCATACAACCACCCTACCAACCATCCGGGCTGGACTGCTGGTAAAACAGCAGAACTCGGCACCATTTTGATCAAAAACGGCATAGACTACTTAAAGAGTCTGTAG